A stretch of Aedes aegypti strain LVP_AGWG chromosome 2, AaegL5.0 Primary Assembly, whole genome shotgun sequence DNA encodes these proteins:
- the LOC5569166 gene encoding H/ACA ribonucleoprotein complex subunit 3 — translation MYLMYTLNEKGERVYTLKKNDAEGNPTQSAHPARFSPEDKYSRHRIIIKKRFGLLLTQRPEPVY, via the exons atgtatttaatgTACACCTTGAACGAAAAGGGAGAACGAGTTTATACTTTGAAG AAAAATGATGCTGAAGGTAATCCCACTCAGTCAGCACATCCGGCACGATTCTCTCCGGAGGACAAATACTCCCGCCATCGTATCATTATCAAGAAGCGATTCGGTTTATTGCTAACCCAGCGACCTGAGCCAGTTTATTAG
- the LOC5569167 gene encoding transmembrane protein 223 produces MILRLLTTSVQQRIATFPLGKIIARIPAQIPKVPAVQQLRASFSTSCRLAANPVASRAYDINTKVVKDVMLYKYENPRFYRILNIFAITQFLFWGYLSHFAYTTLRDTPVPEGKTDELAWYERINLGENKYRNGIAIMSFVIGYGILFTSWMFTLRSVRFLILRKGGDKVSVVTYGPFGKNRIMEVPLNCISAQESREAARVTIPIKIKNRSFFYVVDKKGEFTNARLYDYTVGMRRNLK; encoded by the exons ATGATATTGCGGCTACTCACAACTTCAGTCCAGCAACGGATCGCCACCTTTCCCCTGGGCAAGATAATCGCCCGCATCCCAGCGCAGATTCCGAAAGTACCGGCTGTCCAGCAACTGCGAGCGAGTTTCAGCACTAGTTGCCGGCTTGCGGCCAATCCGGTTGCCTCGCGTGCCTACGACATCAACACCAAAGTGGTCAAAGATGTGATGCTGTACAAGTACGAGAATCCCCGCTTCTACCGGATATTGAACATCTTCGCCATCACTCAGTTCCTGTTCTGGGGGTATTTGTCACACTTTGCCTACACTACGCTGAGGGACACTCCCGTTCCGGAAGGGAAAACCGATGAACTGGCCTGGTACGAACGGATCAACTTGGGAGAGAATAAGTATCGCAACGGGATAGCGATTATGTCCTTCGTGATAG GATACGGCATTCTCTTCACTTCGTGGATGTTCACGTTACGATCGGTACGCTTCCTGATCCTGCGAAAAGGCGGAGACAAAGTCAGTGTGGTGACCTACGGCCCGTTCGGTAAAAATCGCATTATGGAAGTTCCCCTGAATTGCATTTCCGCTCAAGAGTCCAGAGAAGCTGCTCGCGTAACCATCCCGATTAAAATTAAGAATCGCTCCTTCTTCTACGTTGTAGACAAAAAGGGAGAGTTCACAAATGCTAGGCTGTACGATTACACCGTTGGGATGAGACGAAACTTGAAGTAA